A stretch of Trichomycterus rosablanca isolate fTriRos1 chromosome 8, fTriRos1.hap1, whole genome shotgun sequence DNA encodes these proteins:
- the stx5a gene encoding syntaxin-5a codes for MTCRDRTLEFQSACKSLQGRQIQNGMLAKPNHNALKQRSDFTLMAKRIGKDLSNTFAKLEKLTILAKKKSLFDDKSVEIEELTYIVKQDISSLNKQIAQLQDLVRSRSGQNGRHIQTHSNTIVVSLQSKLASMSNDFKSVLEVRTENLKQQRSRREHFSQAPVSASPLLANNFSSSVLMQDESRSLGGDVAIDMDSRANPLQLQLIDEQDSYIQSRADTMQNIESTIVELGSIFQQLAHMVKEQEETVQRIDSNVEDTQLNVEMAHTEILKYFQSVSSNRWLMIKIFLVLVVFFIIFVVFLA; via the exons ATGACCTGCAGGGATCGCACCCTCGAGTTTCAGTCTGCCTGCAAGTCACTTCAGGGGAGACAGATACAG AATGGTATGCTGGCAAAACCCAACCATAATGCCCTCAAACAGCGGAGTGACTTTACACTCATGGCAAA GAGAATTGGAAAGGATTTGAGTAACACTTTTGCAAAACTGGAAAAGCTCACAATTT TGGCCAAAAAGAAATCTCTATTTGATGACAAATCTGTAGAGATTGAAGAGTTAACATACATTGTCAAACAG GACATCAGCagtttaaataaacagataGCACAGCTGCAAGATCTTGTGAGATCTCGCAGTGGACAGAATGGTCGCCACATTCAAACACATTCCAACACAATTGTTGTCTCTCTTCAG TCAAAGCTGGCGTCGATGTCTAATGATTTTAAGTCAGTGTTGGAAGTAAGAACTGAG AATCTAAAGCAGCAGCGCAGCAGGAGGGAGCATTTCTCACAGGCTCCAGTCTCTGCCTCCCCTCTTCTTGCCAACAATTTCA GTAGCTCAGTATTGATGCAGGATGAATCTAGAAGCCTGGGTGGAGACGTGGCCATTGACATGGACTCAAGAGCCAATCCTCTCCAGCTGCAGCTTATTGATGAACAG GACTCTTACATCCAAAGTCGGGCAGATACCATGCAGAACATTGAAAGCACCATTGTTGAGCTGGGCTCCATCTTCCAGCAGCTGGCGCATATGGTCAAAGAACAGGAGGAGACCGTTCAGAG GATCGATTCCAATGTGGAGGACACACAGCTGAACGTGGAAATGGCTCACACTGAGATTCTTAAATACTTTCAGTCTGTCTCCTCAAACCGCTGGCTCATGATTAAGATATTCCTTGTACTTGTTGTTTTCTTCATCATCTTTGTGGTCTTCCTTGCTTGA
- the zgc:162144 gene encoding RD3 domain-containing protein codes for MFPWSAVFSLEPKVPGQRTSEELVTNTLMLELGAMVKRTERICLERASKVRRRSSSSSADYSWLVGPQPRVHYELTPGDVLDLQELCAKIPTQQCGPVIVRFRKLVTEIEPEVQEVPQLFRSVLRACLDEEQADMQLQSEAAHWEKRRSKSLSFVTFRSKFRVLARGRDSFGGSRGNLQEACEWSEEEEEEEEAATSAAPHPRRGRSKSMPEIIPIET; via the exons TGGTCACAAACACTCTGATGCTGGAACTGGGTGCTATGGTAAAACGGACTGAGCGCATCTGTTTAGAGAGGGCCTCCAAGGTACGCCGGCGCAGCTCATCATCCTCAGCAGACTACAGCTGGCTGGTGGGACCTCAGCCCCGTGTCCACTACGAGCTCACACCAGGAGATGTGCTGGACCTGCAGGAGCTCTGTGCAAAGATTCCCACCCAACAGTGTGGCCCTGTCATTGTCAG GTTTCGTAAACTGGTGACAGAGATTGAGCCTGAGGTCCAAGAAGTCCCCCAGCTGTTCCGTTCAGTGTTGAGAGCCTGTCTGGATGAAGAGCAAGCAGACATGCAACTGCAGTCAGAGGCGGCCCACTGGGAGAAGCGGCGCAGCAAGAGCCTTTCATTCGTCACCTTTCGATCCAAGTTCCGTGTACTTGCCCGTGGCAGAGACAGCTTCGGTGGGTCACGTGGCAACCTGCAGGAAGCGTGTGAGTGgtcagaagaagaagaggaggaggaggaggcagCAACATCAGCAGCACCACATCCAAGAAGAGGACGAAGCAAGAGCATGCCAGAAATTATCCCCATAGAGACTTAA